In Ananas comosus cultivar F153 linkage group 7, ASM154086v1, whole genome shotgun sequence, the sequence ACAACCAGAAGAATATGTCTTAGccataaacaaaatttaattattgctCTTCCTTATATCTTGGTTCTTAATATGGTAATTAACAAAATCAATCTTAAACTCTAGCTAATAGATATTCTAATTAATGAGTTAAATCTCTGGCACAATAATTTCTCCCCATTCAAAGCCTTCCACAGAAGCAgttctaattaaaattaaactatttaaagaaCTACTAATCTTTTTACTGATTAATTAAGACCTCTGCAATAGATTTAATATTGTTCCTACAAACACAAGTTTTAAATTaaagcttttaaaaaaatatatactacaCGTACACACCTACACATATTTATAGGCGAATATCTTACACCCAATTAAAAATAAGTATACGAAAGCAAATCTTTTGctctgaaaaattttaaaaataaattatcggTCATCATTCGACTGAAATACATTACAACCTAATTAAtcagcaataaaaaaaaaaatctttcctaTGTTAAATCATTcctatgttaaattatatacaatttgtattttttttaaaaaaagaatataacaaTACCAGAAGATgccaagaatttttttttttaatagtaatgTTTAAAGAGAGTTCAAGAGGCACTTACTAAGGatacttattatttatttatttatttattaatgttaatttgtgggtgattcTATTCCTCACCAACTACAGTATTTAATAGATCTTCTTGTGCAGTTACAACTGtagcagttgaactcaactgCACTAAATCAAACAcaagaattaaaattatatgcatTTGCACTTCACTGTAGTTGTAAATACGTGCAACCAAAGACAGGTTGTTAGTCATTTTGTTAAACAAGGAACTTAAGCACGTGCGTTCAATAAACTCCCCTGACCCAACGAGACTCCGCCACGtgtattctaaattctaaatagGGGGGTCTTTTTAAGTTTCGAGAACATTCCCTAAATCTTAGCCACCGCTCTGACCACGCCACCAGTTACAACGCACCCAAATCCCTTTTTCCCCCTCCCCACCCCCGACTTGACTTTGACGCCCGCACGTGCGCGAATCTAagaaaaagcgaaaaaaaaaaagagaagagagggtAATGTGGGGCCCACCGTGTCTAAACCTCTCAAATTTAAATACCCCCGCCATAGCCGTTAATCAATTAGCCGCTACATCCTCCACCTCATCAACTGATcaagagccaaaaaaaaaaaaaaaaaaaataaaaccctcttctctcttcttcatatttatttatttatttttgatggaGGCGCATCGAAGGGTGGTTTTTCGGAGAGGGGGGAAGACGCGGGCGGGGCGGCGGGGCGGGGGCACGGGTATCGGGGGTGCGAGGCGCCGTGGGAGAGTACGCGGCGGAGATACGCGACTCGAGCCGCCATGGGGCCCGCATGGGCTCGGCACCTTCGACACCGCCGAGGAGGCCGCGCGCGCCTACGACCGCGCCGCCTTCGCCATGCGCGGCCACCTCGCCGTCCTCAACTTCCCCAGCGAGGCCCCGGCCCTCCCCTCCTCGCGAGGCGGTCACGCGGGGGCCGGCCCCTCCGCTTCCTCATCCTCCTCGCGCGCCCCCGACGACGTTATCGAATTCGAGTATTTGGACGATGAGGTGCTCGATGAGCTTCTCAAgccggaggaggagaaaggTGGCAAGAAGAAATGAAAGGGAcacactatctctctctctctctctctctttctcaccctctctttctctacagatattgatatatatatatatatatatatatatatatatatatattaactactATGGATAAATAATGTATTAGTGAGTGGCATTGGGTTTCTTTGATGCATTTATGTGGCCTAATGCCTCTACTTTGATCTCCTAACTGAGTTGGGAAAAAGCTTTGGTGAGCCAATATTATCTTTACATTATGAACTGTTCAAATATCAATGCATGGTCACGTACACTGTGCAGTTTAATTTGAGAATTCTCAatgtaagaatgtgaaagcatgcatatatatatatatatatatatatatatacatgaagtTTCCACATAAGATTATATGTAGACTTGTAGTAAGGGTTACTTATGTAGTTCCAATAACCTGAATAGTCACCCTCGTTTAAATGATCCTTAATTAATTTAAGCTATAATTTTGGCAAAATTTCTTTGCTCAACTACTGtatgtgaaataattaatttctttttttctttccagaAAATGAGGCCAAAAGAATCTGATCAGTGCGCTTTCGATCATGTTGCGTATCGGACGTGAATGATGtggatattttcaaataatttgatATATAGCTAGCGATCGAGCGCACGATCGAGATTAAAGTTATATGTTTTTTTGATCTCAAATTCTAATTAAGCTGCTCGAACATGTAGCCATCTCCTTTGTATTAGTGGAGAGAGGGAACATTAATTTGCTAATTATAAATCGTTAACTTATATATGTACACTTAAGTATTAGCTTTCAATATTGAAGATCGTATGGGCATTAATGTTGAGAATAAAAGTcctatataaattaatttgtaaaataatgtGAAGGATTAATTTCTCCAGATAACAACTTTTAGCTCTcgggttaaaatatatatttctccaATCAAAAGCTGATGCTTGGTATCAAACTTTGGtaacttttcttttgcttctcaccacaaaaataagtaaataaataaatctaggCACTACTTTATTCTGTAAAACCTCTCGATTCAGAGCTATTTCAAAAGCTAAACCAAATATGTACCAGCGCTAAGAAATTGACAAGTTATTTATATACAGAGTTGGTTTTTGAAACTAGGAATGCCAACAACTCAAAAGTAGTGTCTTTTAagtggttaattttttttttttttttaccgaccGCCCCTATAGCAAgcggcaaagggtttgatggttggtacctgagacccaagtttgaatcctagttgattcacatttctagctaagtttatttctatatgaaataaacgaagcgggtagcgtgctatctatctctcaatttttttttttttttttcctttggtacTGGGCTGTCCCTGCAGCCCAAGGCCTAAATAAGCTCAATAATAAAAGATACTTATTGCATACAATTCATCCAACCGAAAAGTTTAAGCTTACATGTGTAggtatattagtatatatcgactgtttgagagagagagagagagagaggttatggtgcttttaaaagtattaaacACTTGGGTATTtataagttttctgccgttagatctactattttaactattttcacatgttagatcatactattcaactaactacccactcaaccttatGGGGCCGCTATCATCCTAATCTCACATCCCTTTATCCAAAAGTCGAAAATCTAATAACACCAAGCGCTTggaactattaatagtataatagcataattatatatatctatagagagagagagagagagaaagagagagagagagagttaggctggtatactatcagtagcatgaaaaccttcgtgctaccaaattattttcaatgatgtaaCTTTTAAATCGATGAtcaactccgttagacttgatctacactattgtaagtatttgaaaactaaatttcataatttttcgacattatttacctatccAACGAGTGgtctaaaaataaacaactaaaaataaaaatctaataaaaataatgataaaaaaacgtgaatttaagattagagggactaatcttactctaaatagtgaaaagaaatttttataaaaatttcatcagatttgaattgttttacactgttaaattacAAACGTAACgcatcaatcattaaaattgtcaattttgagaccttttgattactagccaaacgatgccaaaaaattatgaaatttaattttcaaatactttaaataatgtagatcaagtctagtgaaaccgatcgtcgatttggaagccgcattattaaaacaacttagtagcacggaggcctccgtgctaccgatagtataccaccctagctctctctctctctctctttctctctctctctatatatatatatataaaatccggCTAGGAGACTATCAATaacacgaagcatttggtgctatcaatagtatattaATACTCTCTTTTGGATTTAGTATCACAAGTTTGGTTaaaggatttttttattttttttttaagtatattaATACTCTCTCGGAATAACATCTTAATCCAATCTCAAAATGGAAAAGAAATAATCATGTGAtgccaaaattaattaattcctaTCAGTCTAAGATAAGTCTTATTATAAAAGTTAGAGTAATACTTCATTACATCATGTAAATCttaaccatttatttttttaaatagatggTTAAGATGTAATATGATTCTAGAGATGACCTACTATTCAAACATCTGTACCATTCATCATATTTTGGCCttagaaaaaatttttagtCTACAAAACCGgttttatccaactaagaatACTATAACCTTCTCAAATACCTATAGCAatagttgaaattcaaattacaactaaactgtaaatttaaatgcaaagcaacataaaaaacttaattataaatcaaattcaacttttaaatataaaacacaaatttaaaataaaactttcagttcaaattcaaaattttaatttaaatcaaaaattaaaatttgactttCAGATTAAAACTACAatatagattcaaaatttaaaattttaatataatttttgaaattaaaattttacattacaatacgaacttcaaaaattaaatttaaatttaatatttttttgagttggATAATTAACAAATTGggtattatctaatttggtaagtaacaaaattaaataaaatatttaatattataggATGCTAACAAATTTGGCATatactactaattttttttcaataatatcATATTAACTAATTCAATTCGATAACATGTTTAATAGGTTACTTTATGTAAAATCCAACTATACCCTTtactaattaaaagtttgattttaatacttatggtgtattgaagtattgctctaagggcatgtttggttcatctattttagactatggaatcggaatggaattcattgattccgatagttgccgtttgttttataggaataagATTCCGATTCTCATTtcactccggaatgggaatgaccAAATCCATTTATAATTCAATCCGACTTTGAATCCCAGAATGGCTGATTCCaaaataaactattcaaaatcctctttcaccaacaccgatcttctctctcttcatcacttttttctttcttaatcaaaactctctctcaaatattttaaattttcattccaatttcgattccaataatgaaccaaatattttgaatgattcgtcattccattttccattccaaaACAATCcaattctatttttcatttctattccaatcatgaaccaaacatgccctaaaagtTATTGCCGGATAACTTAATTACCACTCCATTCAAAGCATTTGTCACTTGGATAATGTAGAAActcatataaaatttagttggtCTACGACTACCTGAACAAGCAGGGAAAAACAGAATAAAATGAGAATAACACAAAGTTTTTTTTccagataattttttttccggGAATAATCGAACTAATATCATGATGTACTATATAATTTGAATGATGGAAACAAACTAATATAAAATTCTTGCATTAATTCTAGTAAAGTATATGATTCGGCTAGTTTTTAATTTGCCCCTTGCATGAATAGATtaattcaattagaaaaaaCAATGTGCTTTAATTTCCACTAGATTTTGGACCCACTAATTATATATCTTTAACAAGATCATGCATTCAAATATTTCTAGAAGAggtcaaaacaaaaattatataaaaaagaaaaaagagtttctGGAAAGGTTCGGcatgttttattatattttatttgatttaatatatttgGAGAATTTATACTTCACTGTggcttaattattttgtttgataaAGCTTCAACCCACCTAGTTATTATTCTAGCTAGTTTAGTAGGGTTTGCCTTTTCGCTTATGGATAGGGTCTATGTACGTGCCCTTTAAAGTTCAAACCAACAGTCGGTTTGAATTGACCAACTTTGTAATTGACTAGAAACCACacgtttcatatatatatatatatatattaaaggaaaGTGGTCATCAGAGAGTCAAATCTCCAAATATCCCTGATACCAAATAAATAATCAACATTACTGAAACTATAACTAACACATCAGGCTGGCCAATTTTCTCCGTATTCATTTAGAAGGGTTCATCACTTCCACTGGTATGGCCAATACATCAAGACTTTCTCATCGATTTACTAAACCATACCTATGCTCTAACTTCTCGTTAGACAACATCGAATTGAACACCATTTTTCCATAGAATCTTTCTGCCCCCTTATTGATGAAAATACAATAATGAATAGTCATTCGATAGATAATTAGTATTTTACTATTTGTAGTTCCTATTCAAATAAGCATATGAGGATTGAGATTGTTAACTATATAAGTTGAGTATTGAAGAGAATGATTCTCTTTTTTTGGAATCCGAGATATCACTTCAATATCTATCTAATATGAtgagattctttttttttttcaattaaatacaaatttcatcgaaaagaaaaatatttataataaagaATTCGTTCTCGCATAACTTGTATCatataatcaaataataagTTTATATTGCAAACATGGAACGAAAAAGACAATATATCAGCATAGTAGATGATAGAGGAGGCCTCTACCTTAGCTTAATCTAAGCCTGAAACTACGAGATATAAAATGATCCACTAATCCTATGGATCCTTAGATTAAATTATGATGgatccaaaaaataaagaaatattgaGTTGTTTCGTCTTCGTTC encodes:
- the LOC109713270 gene encoding LOW QUALITY PROTEIN: ethylene-responsive transcription factor ERF096-like (The sequence of the model RefSeq protein was modified relative to this genomic sequence to represent the inferred CDS: inserted 1 base in 1 codon) → MGRAARRLPARPGLGPGRPGSIVRTVLGQEFLARRPGTAQLVSDLGRAGPAQANGPTRPCRSSQHGRPRLGVKVSPFSPGAPLLRRIEGWFFGEGGRRGRGGGAGARVSGVRGAVGEYAAEIRDSSRHGARMXLGTFDTAEEAARAYDRAAFAMRGHLAVLNFPSEAPALPSSRGGHAGAGPSASSSSSRAPDDVIEFEYLDDEVLDELLKPEEEKGGKKK